From Macaca mulatta isolate MMU2019108-1 chromosome 1, T2T-MMU8v2.0, whole genome shotgun sequence, the proteins below share one genomic window:
- the HMGB4 gene encoding high mobility group protein B4 produces MNMGKEIQLKPKANVSSYIHFLLNYRNKFKEQQPNTYVGFKEFSRKCSEKWRSISKHEKAKYEALAKLDKARYQEEMMNYVGKRKKRRKRDPQAPRRPPSSFLLFCQDHYAQLKRENPSWSVVQVAKATGKMWSATTDLEKHPYEQRAALLRAKYFEELELYRKQRKQCNARKKYRMSARKRCRGKRVRQS; encoded by the coding sequence ATGAACATGGGAAAAGAAATCCAGCTAAAGCCTAAGGCAAATGTCTCTTCTTACATCCACTTTTTGCTGAATTACAGAAACAAATTCAAGGAGCAGCAGCCAAATACCTACGTTGGCTTTAAAGAGTTCTCTAGAAAGTGTTCGGAAAAATGGAGATCCATCTCAAAGCATGAAAAGGCCAAATATGAAGCCCTGGCCAAACTCGACAAAGCCCGATACCAGGAAGAAATGATGAATTACGTTGGCAAGAGGAAGAAACGGAGAAAGCGGGATCCCCAGGCACCCAGACGGCCTCCATCATCCTTCCTACTCTTCTGCCAAGACCACTATGCTCAGCTGAAGAGGGAGAACCCGAGCTGGTCGGTGGTGCAGGTGGCCAAGGCCACAGGGAAGATGTGGTCAGCAACGACAGACCTGGAGAAGCACCCTTATGAGCAGAGAGCGGCTCTCCTGAGAGCTAAGTACTTCGAGGAACTTGAACTCTACCGTAAACAACGGAAACAATGTAATGCCAGAAAGAAGTACCGAATGTCAGCTAGAAAGCGGTGCAGAGGGAAAAGAGTCAGGCAGAGCTGA